In Dolichospermum flos-aquae CCAP 1403/13F, the following proteins share a genomic window:
- a CDS encoding aminotransferase class IV — translation MKNQLVIHDGFSLNQSDFLLLETILWQAHDGYFVLDYHLQRLKNSAIYFDFSVDINSLKTQLNKLAESFLNQAYKVRLLLNSDGEITYQTMSLSPVKNQELVKLGMCCTPVDSTNIFLYHKTTNRQVYEIAKAAFPDCDDVLLWNERGEITETSIGNIVVELNGELLTPPVKCGLLAGTFRANLLDKGKIREEIMTMETLKYSNRIYIINSVKKWREAVLISH, via the coding sequence ATGAAAAATCAATTAGTAATTCATGATGGTTTCTCATTAAATCAATCAGATTTTTTACTTTTAGAAACAATATTATGGCAAGCTCATGATGGTTATTTTGTCTTAGATTATCATTTACAACGGTTAAAAAATTCAGCAATTTACTTTGATTTTAGTGTTGATATAAATAGCCTAAAAACTCAACTTAATAAATTAGCAGAATCATTTTTAAATCAAGCTTATAAAGTGCGATTACTGTTAAATTCTGATGGTGAGATTACATATCAAACTATGTCTTTATCTCCTGTGAAAAATCAAGAACTAGTCAAATTAGGTATGTGTTGCACACCTGTTGACTCTACTAATATATTTTTGTATCATAAAACGACTAATCGCCAAGTTTATGAAATAGCAAAAGCCGCTTTTCCTGATTGTGATGATGTTTTATTGTGGAATGAAAGAGGTGAAATTACAGAAACCTCTATTGGTAATATTGTGGTGGAGTTAAATGGAGAATTGCTGACACCTCCGGTAAAATGTGGTTTGTTAGCCGGAACTTTTCGCGCTAATTTACTTGACAAAGGTAAAATTAGAGAAGAAATTATGACAATGGAAACGTTAAAATATAGCAATCGCATCTATATAATTAACTCAGTGAAAAAATGGCGAGAAGCAGTTTTAATTTCTCACTAA
- a CDS encoding DUF4340 domain-containing protein: MKFPKTTLILILLALGLGGFVYFHEIKGKNQQAEIKIQNQKIFAFTADDVQSLTIKIKETTLQLERRNTSENPQWEIKSPISALANDAIVSYLMDLLVNGKSERTVLISSAELSEFALDKPVATIDIKLKNQQSHQLILGKGDFNNQFLYAQADSNKNMNLLLVSKDFVNAVNRDISEWKQPAEKIDIQPLPNLPSPTPTNK; the protein is encoded by the coding sequence ATGAAATTTCCAAAAACAACTTTGATTTTAATACTTTTAGCCCTGGGTTTGGGTGGTTTTGTCTACTTTCATGAAATCAAAGGAAAAAATCAGCAAGCAGAAATAAAAATCCAAAACCAGAAAATTTTCGCTTTTACCGCTGATGATGTCCAATCTTTAACAATTAAAATTAAGGAGACAACATTACAACTAGAAAGAAGAAATACATCTGAAAACCCCCAATGGGAAATCAAATCTCCCATATCAGCACTAGCAAATGATGCAATTGTTTCTTACTTAATGGATTTATTAGTTAACGGTAAAAGTGAAAGAACAGTATTAATTTCATCCGCTGAATTATCAGAATTTGCTTTAGATAAACCTGTAGCAACTATTGATATTAAACTAAAAAATCAACAAAGCCATCAATTGATTTTAGGTAAAGGTGATTTTAATAATCAATTTTTATATGCTCAAGCTGATAGTAACAAAAATATGAACTTATTGTTAGTGTCTAAAGATTTTGTAAATGCAGTCAATCGAGACATATCTGAATGGAAACAACCAGCAGAAAAGATTGATATACAACCATTACCTAATCTTCCTTCCCCAACTCCTACAAATAAATAA
- the purU gene encoding formyltetrahydrofolate deformylase: MTKQTATLLISCPDQKGLVAKFANFIYDHGGNITHADQHTDFEAGLFLTRIEWQLKGFNLPKDLIAPAFNAIAQSLNAKWELHFSDTLPRIAIWVSRQDHCLFDLIWRYHAKEFHGEIPLIISNHPHLQPVVAQFGIDYHHIPITKDNKQEQEAKQLELLHEYKIDLVVLAKYMQIVSADFIEKFPQIINIHHSFLPAFIGANPYHRAFERGVKIIGATAHYATPNLDAGPIIEQDVVRVSHRDEVNDLIRKGKDLERIVLARAVRLHLQNRVLVYGNRTVVFE; encoded by the coding sequence ATGACAAAACAAACAGCAACTTTATTAATTTCTTGTCCAGATCAAAAGGGATTGGTAGCGAAATTTGCCAATTTCATCTATGATCATGGTGGCAATATTACTCATGCAGATCAGCATACAGATTTTGAAGCTGGATTATTTTTAACTCGCATAGAATGGCAATTAAAAGGATTTAATTTACCAAAAGATTTAATTGCTCCCGCTTTTAATGCTATTGCTCAATCTTTAAATGCAAAATGGGAATTACACTTTTCTGATACTCTTCCCCGCATTGCTATTTGGGTAAGTCGTCAAGATCATTGTTTATTTGATTTAATTTGGAGATATCACGCTAAAGAATTTCATGGAGAGATTCCTTTGATTATTAGTAATCATCCCCATTTACAACCAGTGGTTGCACAATTTGGTATTGATTACCATCATATACCCATTACTAAAGACAATAAACAAGAACAAGAAGCTAAACAACTAGAATTACTACATGAATACAAAATTGATTTAGTAGTTTTAGCCAAATATATGCAAATAGTTAGCGCGGATTTTATTGAAAAATTCCCGCAAATTATTAATATCCATCATTCATTTTTACCTGCATTTATTGGGGCTAATCCCTATCATCGCGCCTTTGAAAGAGGAGTAAAAATTATTGGTGCAACAGCCCATTATGCTACCCCTAACTTAGATGCAGGACCAATTATTGAACAGGATGTAGTGCGGGTAAGTCATCGAGATGAGGTGAATGATTTAATTAGAAAAGGTAAAGATTTAGAAAGAATTGTGTTAGCAAGAGCGGTGAGATTGCATTTACAAAATCGCGTTTTAGTTTATGGAAATAGAACGGTAGTTTTTGAGTAA
- a CDS encoding GNAT family N-acetyltransferase — MQLTDNFDAFNHYLIEPLGKKHNRAAFCSGVDKLDKYFQAQAGQDARKRTAAPFVLVEKNSGFVAGYYTLSATRIKLGELPIEITKKLPKYPELPATLLGRLAVDQNHRQKGLGEMLLMDALYRSLQSEIATIAVVVDAKDNQAHSFYEHYQFICFPDYSHRLFLMMETIAKMINSD; from the coding sequence GTGCAGTTAACAGATAATTTTGATGCTTTTAATCATTATTTAATAGAGCCGCTAGGCAAAAAGCATAACCGCGCGGCTTTTTGTTCTGGTGTTGATAAACTAGATAAATATTTCCAAGCACAAGCTGGGCAAGATGCACGTAAACGGACAGCAGCCCCATTCGTTTTAGTAGAAAAAAATTCTGGTTTCGTCGCAGGTTATTATACATTATCAGCAACACGTATTAAACTAGGAGAATTGCCCATAGAAATCACGAAAAAACTACCAAAATATCCTGAACTTCCTGCTACCCTTTTAGGTAGATTAGCCGTTGATCAAAATCATCGTCAAAAAGGTTTGGGGGAAATGTTGTTAATGGATGCCTTATATCGGAGTTTGCAAAGTGAAATTGCGACAATTGCGGTAGTTGTTGATGCTAAAGATAATCAAGCCCATTCTTTTTATGAGCATTATCAATTCATTTGCTTTCCTGATTATTCTCATCGGCTTTTTTTGATGATGGAAACGATAGCGAAGATGATTAATTCAGATTAA
- a CDS encoding type II toxin-antitoxin system TacA family antitoxin, whose protein sequence is MTHSVARNSPEKSLRSKSERLEARISPENKELFQRAADIQGRTLTDFVVSSLVSAANQIIQENEIMVLSRKDQEIFVEALLNPPEPSEKLRLAAQRYKKNMGVVSAVNR, encoded by the coding sequence ATGACTCACTCAGTGGCTAGAAACAGCCCAGAAAAATCCTTGCGTTCCAAATCAGAACGATTAGAAGCCCGTATCAGTCCAGAAAATAAGGAATTGTTTCAACGTGCGGCAGATATTCAAGGGCGAACACTTACAGATTTTGTAGTTAGTAGTCTTGTCAGTGCTGCAAACCAGATTATTCAGGAAAATGAAATCATGGTTTTAAGCAGAAAAGACCAAGAAATTTTTGTAGAAGCACTGCTTAATCCACCAGAACCCAGCGAAAAGTTACGGCTTGCGGCTCAACGCTACAAAAAGAATATGGGTGTAGTAAGTGCAGTTAACAGATAA
- the moaC gene encoding cyclic pyranopterin monophosphate synthase MoaC: MTQANFSNSFPLTHLDAQGEAQMVDVSGKVATIRQAVATGKVRMLPETFAAIQAGNTPKGNVLATARLAGIMAAKQTANLIPLCHPLPLQKITVEIIPDAQLPGYQIDATVKTKAETGVEMEALTAVSIAALTLYDMAKALEKSIQIEAIHLVSKTGGKSGDWG, encoded by the coding sequence ATGACGCAAGCTAATTTTTCAAATTCTTTTCCACTAACCCATTTGGATGCCCAAGGAGAGGCTCAAATGGTTGATGTATCAGGCAAAGTCGCCACCATTCGCCAAGCTGTAGCCACTGGTAAGGTGCGAATGTTACCTGAGACGTTCGCCGCTATTCAAGCCGGTAACACCCCCAAGGGGAACGTTTTAGCAACTGCTAGGTTAGCGGGAATCATGGCTGCTAAACAGACAGCTAATTTAATTCCCCTTTGTCACCCCTTACCCTTACAGAAAATCACTGTGGAGATTATCCCCGATGCCCAACTACCTGGTTATCAAATTGATGCCACTGTCAAAACTAAAGCGGAAACTGGGGTAGAAATGGAAGCTTTAACAGCGGTGTCTATTGCCGCTTTAACTTTATATGATATGGCTAAAGCGTTAGAGAAATCAATTCAGATTGAAGCGATTCATTTAGTCAGTAAGACAGGTGGAAAGTCTGGAGATTGGGGATAG
- a CDS encoding MFS transporter, whose translation MKAFDTFDAELRKNLLMLFAAGLFFWSGLASLLPTLPLYIEHIGASKQEIGIVMGSFAIGMLLCRPSMGALADIRGRKIVLLIGMSVAAIAPLGYLCVKSIIPLMVIRSFHGISIAAFATAYIALVSDLAPEHRRGEVVGYMSLVSPLGVGIGPAIGGFLQASAGYTPLFLSSAALGGMGLLCIIPIVNPPIITKPHNSKNDNFWQILTSPRVRIPAIVLLLSGLTLGSLHTFISLFIKSTGVDLNPGFFFSAAAVSSFSCRLFSGKASDRYGRGLFVTMSLIAYTLSIICVWQANNSFMFLLGALMEGAASGTLIPMISVLMTDRALPHERGRIFGASLMGFDIGLAIAGPIFGTFAETLGYRNMFGLTTGLTVIAMIIFLTQSSRNIPQSLRFAFGRTEDIYAVK comes from the coding sequence GTGAAAGCTTTTGATACTTTTGACGCTGAACTGCGAAAAAACCTGCTCATGTTATTTGCAGCGGGTTTGTTTTTCTGGTCAGGTTTGGCCTCGTTATTGCCTACCTTACCCTTATATATTGAACATATTGGTGCAAGCAAACAAGAAATTGGCATTGTTATGGGTAGCTTTGCCATTGGGATGTTGCTATGTCGCCCGTCAATGGGGGCTTTAGCAGATATACGGGGTCGTAAAATAGTATTATTGATTGGAATGTCCGTGGCAGCGATCGCTCCTTTGGGATATTTATGTGTAAAATCAATTATCCCCCTCATGGTAATTCGCTCCTTTCATGGCATTAGTATCGCTGCTTTTGCCACAGCTTACATTGCCTTAGTCAGTGATTTAGCACCAGAACACCGACGTGGGGAAGTTGTTGGTTACATGAGTTTGGTGAGTCCTTTAGGTGTGGGAATAGGTCCCGCTATCGGGGGATTTTTGCAAGCAAGTGCTGGTTATACTCCGTTATTTTTATCATCTGCGGCTTTAGGTGGCATGGGTTTATTATGTATAATCCCCATTGTCAATCCACCTATTATCACCAAACCACATAACAGCAAAAATGATAACTTTTGGCAAATATTAACTAGTCCTCGCGTGCGAATTCCGGCCATTGTCTTATTGCTGAGTGGTTTGACTTTAGGTAGTTTGCATACTTTTATCTCCCTATTTATCAAATCAACCGGCGTTGATTTAAATCCAGGTTTCTTTTTCTCTGCTGCCGCTGTCTCCAGTTTTAGTTGTAGATTATTTAGTGGTAAAGCTTCTGATAGATATGGTCGGGGTTTGTTTGTCACCATGAGTTTAATAGCTTATACACTCTCTATCATCTGCGTTTGGCAAGCAAATAACTCTTTCATGTTCTTATTAGGAGCATTGATGGAAGGTGCTGCTTCTGGTACACTCATTCCCATGATTTCTGTATTAATGACAGATAGGGCTTTACCCCATGAACGCGGGAGAATATTTGGTGCTTCCTTAATGGGATTTGATATCGGTTTGGCTATAGCTGGTCCAATTTTTGGTACATTTGCCGAAACCCTGGGTTATCGGAATATGTTTGGTTTGACTACGGGTTTAACTGTGATAGCCATGATCATCTTCCTTACCCAGTCTAGTCGTAATATCCCTCAATCTCTACGTTTTGCCTTTGGTCGCACAGAAGATATCTATGCTGTGAAATAA
- a CDS encoding glycosyltransferase family 2 protein, whose amino-acid sequence MTNHQSPTLDVSIVVPIKDEVESLPLLLEAISTTLTASELNYEIICVDDGSSDGTAEFLKAQAQTRTDLKAIILRRNYGQTAAMSAGFNYATAKVIVTLDADLQNDPADIPMLLAKLEEGYDLVSGWRQNRQDGALNRLLPSKIANWLIRRATSVYIHDYGCSLKAYRSELVADMNLYGELHRFLPALAYIEGARITEVPVRHHARRFGKSKYGISRTFRVLMDLLTILFMKKFLTRPMHVFGLLGLISMVSGGGIGIYLTVIKLAFHVDIGSRPLLILAVLLLVTGVQLFCFGLLAELLMRTYHESQGRPIYRVREVVAKNIK is encoded by the coding sequence ATGACCAATCACCAATCACCAACTTTAGATGTATCTATAGTTGTCCCCATAAAAGATGAGGTCGAAAGTTTACCCTTATTACTAGAAGCCATTTCTACGACTCTCACCGCTAGTGAATTGAATTATGAAATTATTTGTGTAGATGATGGTTCTAGTGATGGTACAGCAGAATTTCTCAAAGCACAAGCCCAAACGCGCACTGATTTAAAAGCGATCATTCTGCGACGTAACTATGGACAAACTGCGGCTATGTCTGCGGGTTTTAATTATGCTACAGCTAAAGTAATTGTGACTTTAGACGCTGATTTGCAAAATGACCCCGCTGATATTCCCATGTTATTAGCAAAGCTAGAGGAGGGTTATGATTTAGTTAGTGGTTGGCGGCAAAATCGTCAAGATGGGGCATTAAATCGGTTACTTCCTTCTAAAATCGCCAATTGGTTAATTCGTCGGGCTACAAGCGTCTATATTCATGATTATGGTTGTTCTTTGAAAGCTTATCGATCTGAATTGGTTGCAGATATGAATCTTTATGGAGAACTACACCGCTTTTTACCTGCATTGGCATATATTGAAGGGGCGAGAATTACAGAAGTACCTGTCCGTCATCATGCGCGACGCTTTGGAAAAAGTAAGTATGGCATATCGCGGACGTTCCGGGTATTGATGGATTTATTAACTATTCTGTTTATGAAGAAGTTTCTCACCCGTCCCATGCACGTTTTTGGGCTATTAGGCTTAATTTCTATGGTTTCTGGGGGAGGAATAGGTATATATTTGACTGTTATCAAATTGGCTTTTCATGTAGATATTGGTAGCCGTCCTTTATTGATTTTGGCAGTGTTGCTTTTAGTAACAGGAGTACAGCTATTTTGCTTCGGCCTTTTGGCAGAATTACTGATGCGGACCTATCATGAATCTCAAGGACGACCAATCTATCGGGTGCGGGAAGTTGTGGCGAAAAATATTAAGTAA
- a CDS encoding C40 family peptidase translates to MSLNLLIPHSPTTEYQCLRDLNLYNSPECVSLTTQAATGRHLRITSNHQDTAVEVCLCEDNYPGWLSVPDLQFLQPAETVYQPQFISTAEIQQHIPTVIAFTQAAKAQDNYYLWGGTVAPNYDCSGLMQAAFKSVGIWLPRDAYQQEAFTQTIDIKELQPGDLIFFGTPQKATHVGLYLGNNCYIHSSGKDQGRNGIGIDQLSSQGDKVSQAYYQQLRGAGRVMKSYSPDPRLLLEVGDLFPFQISY, encoded by the coding sequence ATGTCTTTAAACTTATTAATTCCCCATTCTCCTACAACAGAATATCAATGTTTACGCGACCTCAATCTCTATAATTCTCCCGAATGCGTCAGTTTAACCACCCAAGCTGCAACAGGACGACATTTACGAATAACATCAAATCATCAAGATACAGCAGTTGAAGTTTGTTTATGTGAAGATAACTATCCAGGATGGTTATCTGTTCCAGATTTGCAGTTTCTCCAACCCGCAGAAACAGTATATCAACCCCAATTCATCTCAACCGCAGAAATTCAACAACACATACCCACAGTTATCGCTTTTACCCAAGCAGCAAAAGCACAAGACAATTATTATCTTTGGGGTGGCACAGTTGCACCTAATTATGACTGTTCTGGTTTAATGCAAGCAGCATTTAAATCCGTAGGTATTTGGCTACCAAGAGATGCTTATCAACAAGAAGCTTTTACCCAAACAATTGATATTAAAGAATTACAACCAGGGGATTTAATCTTTTTTGGTACTCCTCAAAAAGCCACCCACGTAGGATTATATTTGGGTAATAATTGCTATATTCACAGTTCAGGAAAAGATCAAGGACGCAACGGTATTGGTATTGACCAACTTTCGTCACAGGGAGACAAAGTTAGTCAGGCTTATTATCAACAACTACGCGGTGCTGGTAGAGTTATGAAAAGTTACTCCCCAGATCCCCGACTTCTTTTAGAAGTCGGGGATCTATTTCCCTTTCAAATCAGTTATTAG
- a CDS encoding ISAs1-like element ISAsp2 family transposase: MKLPPKITIVDHFKDLEDKRVERTKRHKLIDIVTIAICAVICGVDSWVLMEAYGKKKEKWLKQFLELPNGIPSHDTFARVFARIDPQQFQNCFLSWIKSINKITEGEVIAIDGKTLRHSYDKGKDKGAIHMVSAWATSNKLVLGQCKVEEKSNEITAIPELIKVLDIAGCLVTIDAMGCQKEIVKSIAEKSGEYIIALKKNQGNLYKNVEEIFKEAISKGFEGFKYSEFHTKEDKHGREEIRHYLMLSDIEERIDTDKKWVNLQSVGMVEYIRKVNGKTKVETGYYISSLTNNAKLLGESVRTHWGIENSLHWVLDVAFREDDCRIRKDNAPQNFAVIRHIAVNLLGKEKSQKLGTKSKQFCAGWDDEYLEKILECI; the protein is encoded by the coding sequence ATGAAGCTACCACCAAAAATCACAATAGTAGATCACTTTAAAGATTTAGAAGATAAAAGAGTTGAGAGAACAAAAAGGCATAAATTAATAGATATAGTAACCATTGCGATTTGTGCAGTGATCTGTGGAGTAGATAGTTGGGTATTGATGGAGGCTTATGGAAAAAAGAAAGAAAAATGGCTAAAACAATTTTTAGAACTTCCAAACGGGATTCCATCTCATGATACATTCGCCAGAGTATTTGCGAGAATAGATCCGCAACAATTTCAGAATTGTTTTTTGAGTTGGATAAAATCTATCAATAAAATTACAGAAGGAGAAGTCATAGCAATAGATGGGAAAACATTAAGGCATTCATATGATAAAGGAAAGGATAAAGGTGCGATTCACATGGTAAGTGCATGGGCAACTAGTAATAAATTAGTATTAGGACAATGTAAAGTAGAAGAAAAGTCAAATGAAATAACAGCCATACCGGAATTAATTAAAGTATTAGATATAGCCGGATGTTTAGTAACGATTGATGCGATGGGGTGTCAAAAAGAGATAGTAAAATCAATTGCAGAAAAATCAGGCGAATATATTATCGCACTCAAAAAGAATCAAGGTAATTTATATAAGAATGTAGAAGAAATCTTCAAAGAAGCTATATCTAAAGGGTTTGAGGGATTCAAATATAGTGAATTTCATACAAAAGAAGACAAACATGGAAGAGAAGAGATTCGTCATTATCTCATGTTATCAGACATAGAAGAAAGAATAGATACTGATAAGAAATGGGTAAATCTTCAAAGTGTAGGAATGGTAGAATATATACGAAAAGTTAATGGAAAAACGAAGGTTGAGACAGGCTATTATATAAGTAGTTTGACAAATAATGCGAAATTACTAGGAGAATCAGTCCGCACTCATTGGGGTATAGAGAATTCATTACACTGGGTTTTAGATGTAGCTTTTAGAGAAGATGATTGTCGGATAAGAAAGGATAATGCACCACAAAACTTTGCAGTTATTCGTCATATAGCAGTTAATCTTTTAGGAAAAGAAAAAAGCCAAAAACTAGGAACTAAAAGTAAGCAGTTTTGTGCAGGATGGGATGATGAATATTTAGAGAAGATTTTAGAATGTATCTGA
- a CDS encoding tetratricopeptide repeat protein, which yields MNNPEISPDNNENSLRTILRAINFSQGQLSLIFLRCNYAKLRQQISAQIHQVSSIPIREITLTASTKSLYNQISQELGNEQPQALMISGLDSVKNIDVILSLSNQIREEFRKNFPFPILIWIDDQILKKIIRVAPDLESWGSILDFENDAEDLINLIRERTEEIFINDHIPTPQAYQEIEFASQDLQNRGAVINPEIQAGLDLAFGLRKYQQDHLDDALSYYQKSGECWQNYNNTPPALSRTLPLLRGGLERYGIILVKISLVYTRKAEINNDEDLENWQNSRNYLQQALEIFEKARRLDLVIQYINDLGEIFRHLKAWNDLENLAQKSLKLSENIETFHGTSVPSQIWLGQNYGFLAEVALEKQDYLKANQYAQQAIDILTKISNFPSQEYSQYRLFMSRSQVGLGEISAAIQTLETAKNQSYHQYNPRGNAGETHLIFFDKM from the coding sequence ATGAATAATCCAGAAATCTCTCCCGATAATAATGAAAATTCTTTGCGAACGATATTGAGAGCAATTAATTTTTCTCAAGGTCAATTATCGTTGATTTTTCTACGTTGTAATTATGCGAAATTACGTCAGCAAATATCAGCACAAATTCATCAAGTTTCCTCTATTCCTATTCGAGAAATAACTTTAACAGCGTCTACAAAAAGTTTGTATAATCAAATATCTCAAGAATTGGGAAATGAACAACCACAAGCTTTAATGATTTCTGGTTTGGACTCTGTGAAAAACATTGATGTCATTTTGAGTTTGTCTAATCAAATTCGAGAGGAATTTAGAAAAAATTTCCCTTTTCCGATTTTGATTTGGATAGATGATCAAATTCTTAAAAAAATTATCCGCGTCGCACCAGATTTAGAAAGTTGGGGGAGTATTCTGGATTTTGAAAATGATGCGGAGGATTTAATTAATCTAATTCGAGAAAGAACAGAAGAAATATTTATTAATGATCATATTCCCACTCCTCAAGCTTATCAAGAAATAGAATTTGCGAGTCAGGATTTACAAAATAGAGGAGCAGTAATAAACCCAGAAATACAAGCTGGTTTAGATTTAGCTTTTGGTTTACGGAAATATCAACAAGATCATCTAGATGATGCTTTAAGTTATTATCAAAAAAGTGGAGAATGTTGGCAAAATTATAATAATACCCCACCCGCGCTGTCACGCACCCTCCCCTTGCTAAGGGGAGGATTAGAACGTTATGGGATAATATTGGTAAAAATATCTTTAGTTTATACTCGCAAAGCAGAAATTAATAATGATGAAGATTTAGAAAATTGGCAAAATTCTAGAAATTATTTACAGCAAGCTTTAGAGATTTTTGAAAAAGCGCGAAGATTAGATCTAGTAATTCAATATATCAATGATTTAGGTGAAATATTCCGACATTTAAAAGCGTGGAATGATTTAGAAAATCTAGCTCAAAAATCGTTGAAATTATCTGAAAATATCGAGACATTCCATGGAACGTCTGTACCTTCACAAATTTGGTTAGGTCAAAATTATGGTTTTCTCGCAGAAGTAGCTTTAGAAAAACAAGACTATCTAAAAGCAAATCAATACGCACAACAAGCAATAGATATTTTAACTAAAATTTCCAATTTCCCCTCTCAAGAATATAGCCAATATCGTTTATTTATGTCCCGTTCTCAAGTGGGTTTAGGGGAAATATCCGCAGCTATTCAAACCTTAGAAACTGCTAAAAATCAAAGTTATCATCAATATAATCCCAGGGGAAACGCAGGGGAAACGCATCTAATTTTTTTTGACAAAATGTAA
- a CDS encoding AAA family ATPase produces the protein MTFDLTKFYQACNPNKTLDQSKSEDRQYYIDFSEVRGAEIIREFKRTIALLSPEIPTCQLFTGHIGCGKSTELLRLKAELEDLEFHVVYFESSQSLDLADIDITDILLAITREVSQSLEAAEIKLKPGYFQNLFTEIAELLQTPLDIGFEAELSVGIGKITAKTKDSPKLRGQLRQYLEPRTNGILESINQELLIPARERLKKRGKSGLVVIIDNLDRVDNAVKPNGQYQPEYLFVERGEQLNKLKCHVVYTIPLVLIFSNALGRLTNRFGVDPKVLPMVAVKKRNGVDYPAGITLLKEMIMKRAFPGVSGEESQNLITKIFDSPETLERLCKVSGGHLRNLLMLLFRCLQMEDTPISRKCLETVIKKRCNELNLAITPDEWELLKEVQKTKNYRGDEKYDILLRSMFVFEYRDENGSWFDINPILIET, from the coding sequence ATGACATTTGATTTAACAAAATTTTATCAAGCTTGTAACCCTAACAAAACTCTTGATCAAAGTAAATCTGAAGATAGACAATATTATATTGATTTTTCCGAGGTACGGGGTGCAGAAATTATTAGGGAATTTAAAAGAACTATTGCTTTACTTTCTCCTGAAATTCCCACTTGTCAATTATTTACAGGACATATTGGTTGTGGTAAATCTACTGAATTACTGCGATTAAAAGCAGAATTGGAAGACTTGGAATTTCATGTAGTTTATTTTGAGTCTAGTCAAAGTTTAGATTTAGCCGATATTGATATTACAGATATTTTACTGGCGATCACTCGTGAAGTTAGTCAAAGTTTAGAAGCAGCAGAAATTAAACTCAAACCAGGATACTTTCAAAATCTATTTACAGAAATAGCGGAACTTTTACAAACACCCTTAGATATTGGTTTTGAAGCGGAATTATCTGTAGGTATTGGCAAAATTACTGCTAAAACAAAGGATAGTCCTAAATTGCGGGGTCAACTTCGACAATATTTAGAACCTCGCACCAATGGAATTTTAGAATCAATTAATCAAGAATTACTTATTCCTGCAAGAGAAAGACTAAAAAAACGTGGTAAATCAGGTTTAGTTGTAATTATTGATAACCTAGATAGGGTAGATAATGCTGTTAAACCAAATGGTCAATATCAACCAGAATATCTATTTGTAGAAAGGGGTGAACAATTAAATAAATTAAAATGTCATGTTGTTTATACAATTCCTCTAGTTTTGATATTTTCTAATGCTTTAGGTAGATTAACAAATCGTTTTGGGGTAGACCCTAAAGTTCTACCAATGGTAGCAGTTAAAAAAAGGAATGGTGTAGATTATCCTGCAGGAATTACACTATTAAAAGAAATGATTATGAAAAGAGCTTTTCCCGGAGTCAGTGGAGAGGAAAGTCAAAATTTAATTACAAAAATATTTGATAGTCCTGAGACATTAGAACGACTTTGTAAAGTTAGTGGTGGTCATTTGCGTAACTTGTTAATGTTATTATTTCGTTGTTTACAAATGGAAGATACACCAATTTCTCGAAAGTGTCTGGAAACAGTGATTAAAAAACGTTGTAATGAGTTAAATTTAGCAATTACACCTGACGAATGGGAGTTATTAAAAGAAGTACAAAAGACAAAAAACTATCGAGGAGATGAAAAATATGATATTCTACTTCGCAGTATGTTTGTATTTGAATACCGAGATGAAAATGGATCTTGGTTTGATATTAATCCAATTTTAATAGAAACGTAG